One window of the Magnolia sinica isolate HGM2019 chromosome 19, MsV1, whole genome shotgun sequence genome contains the following:
- the LOC131235343 gene encoding protein SAR DEFICIENT 1 yields MAAKRLFDESTNDQDRPEEKRMRTTPSISTVIREAVMVKSFQSLCANLEPLLRRVVQEEVERGVTRASCTARNTRTVLYRSPSMRIKAPEESSFQLMFSKKLSLPLFTGSKIEDEDNKPLQILLVDTSGRKNVPMMAHPLPIKVELVILDGDFPPEDRDDWTAEEFENNIVHERAGKRPLLAGDVMITMRDGVAPVGEIEITDNSSWIRSRNFRIGARVVGETSQGRRIKEAKTERFSVRDHRGELYKKHYPPALDDEVWRLVKIGKEGAFHKKLAAASITTVQDFLKLWVINPIELRRILGGGMSDKIWEGTIKHALTCMMGNKRYLHRGPHWTIVLNPICQVLGAEINGQKYSAHDLSGMPKAYLDQLVGDAYQKWATLEEVDVLHTEWALLQNDLTAAIESHHEIIQPSLQYTDLNVGFAEMGPPSTNNVHVEFNGWIPSPTCLPMAVGNHHVYNTSDLSSDDDSGSVAYFDRR; encoded by the exons ATGGCTGCCAAAAGGCTCTTCGATGAATCTACCAACGACCAAGATCGCCCCGAGGAGAAACGAATGCGAACCACACCGTCAATATCAAC TGTAATTAGAGAAGCTGTGATGGTGAAATCGTTTCAAAGCTTATGTGCCAACTTGGAGCCATTGCTTCGGAGGGTG GTCCAGGAGGAGGTGGAGCGTGGCGTCACACGTGCCTCATGCACTGCACGCAACACACGCACTGTTCTTTATag ATCACCCTCAATGCGAATCAAAGCCCCGGAAGAATCGAGCTTCCAACTCATGTTTAGCAAGAAACTCTCACTTCCACTCTTCACGGGAAGCAAGATAGAAGATGAGGACAATAAGCCACTTCAAATCCTCCTCGTCGACACCAGTGGCAGGAAAAATGTCCCGATGATGGCCCACCCTCTCCCAATAAAAGTAGAGCTTGTCATCCTAGATGGAGACTTCCCTCCTGAGGACCGTGACGATTGGACCGCTGAGGAATTCGAGAACAATATTGTGCACGAGCGGGCCGGGAAAAGGCCGTTGCTCGCGGGCGATGTGATGATCACGATGAGAGATGGTGTTGCGCCCGTTGGAGAAATTGAGATTACTGATAATTCAAGCTGGATTCGGAGTCGGAACTTCAGGATTGGTGCACGGGTGGTTGGAGAGACTTCACAAGGAAGGAGGATCAAAGAAGCAAAGACGGAACGGTTTTCAGTTAGGGATCATCGCGGAGAGC TGTATAAAAAGCATTATCCGCCCGCTCTAGATGATGAGGTATGGCGTCTTGTGAAGATAGGGAAAGAAGGAGCGTTCCACAAAAAGCTAGCGGCCGCCAGCATCACCACCGTCCAAGACTTCTTGAAACTATGGGTCATCAATCCCATCGAACTCCGAAGg ATACTCGGCGGAGGAATGTCGGACAAAATATGGGAAGGAACTATCAAGCACGCCCTTACATGCATGATGGGCAACAAGCGATACTTGCACCGTGGCCCGCACTGGACCATTGTATTAAATCCTATCTGTCAAGTTTTGGGGGCTGAAATCAACGGTCAAAAGTACTCGGCACATGATCTAAGTGGAATGCCTAAG GCATATTTGGATCAGTTGGTGGGAGACGCatatcaaaagtgggccacattggaAGAGGTTGATGTATTACATACTGAGTGGGCCCTACTGCAAA ATGATCTGACGGCCGCAATTGAATCGCATCATGAAATTATACAGCCAAGTCTCCAGTACACAGATCTCAACGTGGGCTTTGCTGAGATGGGCCCACCTTCGACCAACAATGTACATGTGGAATTCAACGGTTGGATCCCCAGTCCGACGTGTCTCCCTATGGCAGTGGGAAATCATCATGTGTACAACACCTCGGATCTGTCATCGGACGATGATTCGGGCTCTGTGGCCTACTTCGATCGACGTTAA